A single region of the Mercenaria mercenaria strain notata chromosome 6, MADL_Memer_1, whole genome shotgun sequence genome encodes:
- the LOC123548535 gene encoding gamma-aminobutyric acid receptor-associated protein-like 2, protein MKFKFKEEHTFDQRKAESTKIRDKYPERIPVIVERDPKSQIQDIDKRKFLVPNDISVAQFMWIIRKRIQLPSEKAIFLFVEKVLPQSSASMGQVYEEHKDEDGFLYIAYSGENTFGQF, encoded by the exons atgaaattcaagTTCAAGGAAGAGCATACGTTTG ATCAAAGGAAGGCAGAGTCAACGAAAATCCGAGACAAGTACCCAGAGAGAATACCG GTGATTGTAGAGAGGGATCCAAAGTCACAGATTCAGGATATTGACAAGAGAAAATTTCTGGTTCCCAATGATATCTCTGTTGCTCAGTTCATGTGGATAATCAGAAAGAGGATCCAGCTTCCATCAGAGAAAGCGATATTTCTGTTTGTTGAAAAAGTACTTCCACAATCAAG tgcAAGTATGGGACAGGTGTATGAAGAACATAAAGATGAAGATGGATTCTTGTACATAGCATACAGTGGGGAAAACACATTTGGACAATTCTGA